The following coding sequences are from one Candidatus Omnitrophota bacterium window:
- the pgsA gene encoding CDP-diacylglycerol--glycerol-3-phosphate 3-phosphatidyltransferase, which translates to MNLPNKLTILRIALVGVFMLFLFLHGVWAKTLALITFLTASLTDFLDGYIAKKNNMVTSFGKLMDPIADKILVLAAFLAFVEMELVPAWMIVIIIFREAVVTGLRITALTQGKVLAAEDGGKQKMVSQVFSIIAILLFIIFREAGIKVFGFWSDSTEMVYKDAIFILMLITTFLTLISGMSYLIKNKGVYFNAKSS; encoded by the coding sequence ATGAACTTGCCTAATAAGCTGACCATATTAAGGATTGCGTTGGTCGGCGTATTTATGCTATTTCTATTTTTGCACGGCGTGTGGGCGAAGACACTCGCGCTGATAACATTTTTAACGGCCTCGCTTACGGATTTTCTCGATGGATATATAGCCAAGAAGAACAATATGGTAACAAGCTTCGGCAAGCTGATGGATCCCATAGCCGACAAGATACTGGTGCTGGCCGCGTTCCTGGCTTTCGTAGAGATGGAACTTGTCCCGGCGTGGATGATCGTTATAATAATATTCAGGGAGGCGGTAGTTACCGGGCTGCGTATAACCGCGCTCACGCAAGGCAAGGTACTGGCAGCCGAAGATGGCGGTAAGCAGAAGATGGTATCGCAGGTATTTTCAATAATAGCCATTCTTTTATTCATCATATTCAGGGAAGCGGGGATAAAGGTTTTCGGATTCTGGAGCGATTCCACGGAAATGGTTTACAAAGACGCGATATTCATATTGATGCTTATCACAACGTTCTTGACATTGATAAGCGGAATGTCGTATCTTATAAAGAATAAGGGGGTGTATTTTAATGCGAAGAGTAGTTAA
- the rimO gene encoding 30S ribosomal protein S12 methylthiotransferase RimO, whose translation MIKVGIVSLGCPRNLVDSEIILGSLKKEGFYLSDEVGSGVDVFIINTCSFVKSAREESIDTILEAAQLKKEGKIKYLVVAGCLPQAHGKKLLKSLPEVDSLVGTSDFAKIGSIVRSMVAGRARSIISKTPDYLYDEKSPRFTLTPRHFAYVKISEGCDNLCSYCIISRLRGRFRSRTIESVIKEVKDISAPGRLKEIDIIGQDTTLFGADMYGKSKFPRLLKDMAALKNSVEWMRILYTHPAHYTDEFIQTVRDEPKICKYLDLPIQHISDKILKKMNRRVTKKEVVGLIENIRKNIPGIALRTSVIVGFPGETEKDFMELLEFLKATRFEKLGAFIYSREDLSPAAKFKGQVPEEVKKERFDRIMKAQQDVSAEVNRSFIGKRLKVLIDEELEGGRYFGRTEYDAPEVDGGVYVSGKGLMIGNFYEVKIVDTLEYDLVGQVT comes from the coding sequence ATGATAAAAGTAGGTATCGTAAGCCTTGGATGTCCGCGAAACCTGGTTGATTCTGAGATAATACTCGGCTCTTTGAAAAAAGAGGGCTTTTATTTATCGGATGAGGTCGGCTCCGGCGTCGATGTATTCATAATCAATACCTGCTCTTTTGTGAAGAGCGCGCGGGAAGAGTCCATAGACACTATTCTGGAAGCGGCGCAGCTTAAGAAAGAAGGCAAGATAAAATATCTTGTCGTCGCAGGGTGTCTGCCGCAGGCCCACGGGAAAAAATTGCTGAAGAGCCTGCCGGAGGTAGATTCGCTGGTGGGAACGAGCGACTTTGCCAAGATAGGAAGCATAGTAAGATCGATGGTCGCCGGAAGGGCCCGATCGATAATTTCCAAAACCCCCGATTATCTTTACGATGAAAAATCTCCGCGTTTTACCCTGACGCCCCGCCACTTTGCGTATGTCAAAATATCCGAAGGGTGCGATAACCTGTGCAGCTACTGTATAATATCGCGCCTACGCGGGCGTTTTAGGAGCAGAACAATAGAGTCAGTGATAAAAGAGGTAAAAGATATATCCGCGCCGGGAAGATTGAAAGAGATAGATATAATAGGGCAAGATACGACGCTTTTCGGGGCGGACATGTATGGTAAGAGTAAATTCCCGCGGCTTTTGAAAGATATGGCCGCTTTGAAAAATAGCGTCGAATGGATGCGTATATTGTATACGCATCCGGCGCATTATACGGATGAATTTATACAAACAGTGCGCGACGAGCCAAAAATATGTAAATATTTAGATCTGCCCATTCAACATATAAGCGATAAGATATTAAAAAAGATGAACAGGCGCGTGACAAAAAAGGAAGTTGTGGGGCTGATAGAAAATATCAGGAAGAATATACCGGGCATAGCTTTGAGGACGTCGGTAATAGTGGGATTTCCGGGCGAGACGGAAAAAGATTTTATGGAGCTGTTGGAATTTTTGAAAGCGACGCGCTTTGAAAAATTAGGGGCGTTTATATATTCGAGGGAAGATCTCTCTCCCGCCGCGAAATTTAAAGGGCAGGTCCCCGAAGAGGTTAAAAAAGAGAGGTTCGACCGGATAATGAAGGCCCAGCAGGATGTCTCCGCGGAGGTCAATAGGTCATTTATTGGTAAGAGGTTAAAAGTTTTAATAGACGAAGAGCTTGAAGGCGGTAGATATTTCGGCAGGACGGAATATGACGCGCCTGAAGTTGATGGCGGCGTATATGTAAGCGGAAAAGGTTTAATGATAGGGAATTTTTACGAAGTGAAGATAGTCGATACTTTGGAATACGATCTGGTGGGGCAGGTAACATGA
- a CDS encoding helix-turn-helix domain-containing protein, protein MENNKREPRPAAVSIGRRLKEAREKKPLTIEQVQKQTKIHSTVLIALEEGRASEILTDTYVRSFLKKYTQVLNLPTNEILKEYFPPRAEPVSLGAPAHESPLPAETKIGPKALYFTGIAILSIAALLLAIIIGGKVITAFNKAKLTRQQKQVAEVVASKKKIQKPVKSVQKKKPAPKTDSESKDIIPKSTPLSLVIKVREPVLVKLTKDGILIFSRVMSKGLVETITANNSIELDIGKVQALELILNGRQIALPTKKNISGLIITRKGVKLK, encoded by the coding sequence GTGGAGAATAATAAAAGGGAACCGCGGCCGGCAGCTGTATCTATAGGCAGAAGGCTCAAAGAGGCGAGGGAGAAGAAGCCTCTTACCATAGAGCAGGTGCAAAAACAGACCAAGATACACTCCACGGTCCTGATAGCGCTCGAAGAGGGCAGGGCCAGTGAAATACTTACCGACACATATGTAAGAAGCTTCCTGAAAAAATATACCCAGGTACTTAACTTACCGACAAATGAAATACTCAAAGAATATTTTCCGCCGCGCGCCGAACCGGTATCTTTAGGCGCGCCTGCCCATGAAAGTCCTTTACCGGCGGAGACGAAGATAGGCCCCAAGGCCCTTTATTTTACGGGGATAGCCATACTTAGCATAGCAGCGCTTCTTCTCGCGATCATTATCGGCGGTAAGGTGATAACGGCTTTTAACAAAGCGAAATTAACGCGGCAGCAGAAACAGGTTGCCGAGGTTGTGGCATCCAAGAAAAAAATACAAAAACCGGTAAAATCCGTACAGAAGAAAAAACCTGCCCCCAAAACAGATTCGGAATCAAAGGATATTATTCCGAAATCGACCCCGCTAAGCCTGGTGATAAAAGTAAGGGAGCCCGTGCTCGTTAAGCTTACAAAAGACGGTATCCTGATATTTTCGAGAGTTATGTCAAAAGGCCTTGTCGAGACCATAACAGCCAACAATTCCATCGAGCTTGATATAGGGAAAGTCCAGGCGTTGGAACTTATCCTAAACGGCCGGCAGATAGCGCTGCCCACAAAGAAAAACATATCCGGCCTTATTATTACGCGAAAAGGCGTGAAATTAAAATAA
- a CDS encoding DNA translocase FtsK, with translation MIDKNRWNEIQAIILFAIALLVFISFVTFDFSDVSLFTSKVNHPIKNFAGLFGAYLGAVMFFIMGLSAYVIPILIISWAIARFSGIMPQKLYFKIFGTFFLILASSALFSICGGAENSMRFRLGGIVGLGFSDFLLKYLGFVGSILVIIVLFLLSVLLATEFLLIPFLLALFKRSKDLALNIKDRAPVRVQPQAAQTTRVIKSQDPIREKRDIRTIPGVNVPVSVTRADPVATKKEPVAEKDKNSTLVEPKPFNVPGLDLLDSPPPIEERKIKDDFDANSKILEETLADFDIEAKVVAFNQGPVITRYELEPAPGVKIHRITSLNDNIALAMKAQSVRIVAPIPGKGTIGVEVPNSASALVYLKEVLDSKEYRDSKSKLKLALGKDIAGAPVIADLASMPHLLIAGATGSGKTVCINSLIISLLFNSSPDELKFIMIDPKRVELAVFNDLPHLLSPVVTEHKKVASTLDWVVNEMDSRYELFAKSAVRNIALYNEKFGQGGAAKLPYIVVIIDELADLMMIAQQEVESAITRLAQLSRAVGIHIVLATQRPSVDVITGVIKANFPARISFKVASKVDSRTVLDINGADKLLGRGDMLFVEPGASRPTRAQCSLISDKEIERITDYIKSQRQPDYIEAILDVHKKPTFKKFEKDELYEEAVKMILETRQASVSMLQRRLGLGYARAARIIDTMEAEGIVGQFQGSKPRDILVSLEEYRAKSGE, from the coding sequence ATGATAGATAAAAATAGATGGAATGAGATACAGGCGATAATACTCTTTGCTATAGCATTGCTGGTATTCATAAGCTTTGTGACATTCGATTTTTCGGACGTATCATTATTTACCTCAAAAGTAAACCACCCGATTAAAAATTTCGCGGGGCTATTCGGAGCTTATCTGGGCGCGGTCATGTTCTTCATAATGGGGTTGAGCGCCTATGTCATACCTATACTTATTATCAGTTGGGCGATCGCGAGATTTTCCGGGATCATGCCGCAGAAACTATATTTTAAAATATTCGGGACATTCTTCCTTATATTAGCGTCGAGCGCGCTATTCTCCATATGCGGCGGCGCGGAGAACAGCATGCGTTTCAGGCTGGGAGGGATCGTTGGCCTGGGATTCTCGGATTTTCTTTTAAAGTACCTGGGATTTGTAGGGTCTATCTTAGTCATAATAGTACTATTTTTATTATCAGTGTTGCTTGCCACAGAATTTTTGTTAATACCGTTTCTCTTGGCGCTTTTCAAAAGATCGAAAGACCTCGCGCTTAATATAAAGGATAGGGCTCCCGTAAGAGTTCAGCCGCAGGCTGCGCAGACAACGAGAGTCATTAAATCACAGGATCCTATCAGAGAAAAGAGAGACATAAGGACCATCCCCGGAGTAAATGTTCCGGTCAGTGTTACACGGGCTGATCCGGTAGCAACAAAGAAAGAGCCTGTAGCCGAAAAAGATAAAAATAGCACGCTTGTCGAACCCAAGCCATTTAATGTGCCGGGATTGGATCTATTGGACTCCCCGCCCCCTATCGAAGAGAGGAAGATAAAAGATGATTTTGATGCTAATTCTAAGATACTTGAAGAGACGCTTGCGGATTTTGACATTGAAGCGAAGGTAGTAGCCTTTAATCAGGGCCCGGTAATTACCAGGTACGAACTTGAGCCGGCGCCGGGCGTTAAGATACATAGGATCACCTCGTTAAATGACAATATAGCGCTCGCGATGAAAGCGCAAAGTGTGAGGATAGTGGCTCCGATACCGGGAAAAGGCACCATAGGCGTAGAAGTTCCGAATTCAGCAAGCGCTCTCGTTTATTTAAAAGAGGTGCTTGATTCAAAAGAATATAGAGATTCCAAGTCGAAGCTCAAGCTCGCGCTGGGCAAAGACATCGCCGGCGCGCCTGTAATAGCCGATCTGGCGTCGATGCCGCATCTTTTGATAGCGGGCGCGACAGGTTCGGGCAAGACTGTGTGCATAAACAGCCTTATAATATCGCTTCTATTTAATTCCTCGCCTGATGAGCTAAAGTTCATAATGATAGATCCTAAGAGGGTGGAACTTGCGGTATTTAACGATCTCCCGCACCTATTATCGCCGGTCGTTACCGAACATAAAAAAGTTGCCAGCACTCTCGACTGGGTGGTGAACGAGATGGATTCAAGATATGAGTTATTCGCGAAATCCGCTGTCAGGAATATAGCTCTTTATAATGAAAAATTCGGACAGGGTGGTGCCGCAAAACTTCCCTATATAGTAGTCATAATAGATGAACTTGCCGATCTTATGATGATCGCGCAGCAGGAAGTAGAGAGCGCTATAACAAGATTGGCACAATTATCAAGAGCGGTCGGCATCCACATAGTCCTTGCGACGCAGCGTCCGTCGGTAGATGTTATAACGGGCGTCATAAAGGCAAACTTCCCCGCGAGAATATCATTTAAAGTGGCGTCCAAGGTTGACTCGAGAACAGTCCTCGATATAAACGGAGCCGATAAGCTTTTAGGCCGCGGTGATATGCTTTTTGTAGAACCCGGAGCTTCAAGGCCGACCAGGGCGCAGTGTTCGCTGATATCCGATAAAGAGATCGAGCGCATAACCGACTATATAAAATCGCAGAGGCAGCCCGATTATATTGAGGCGATACTCGATGTGCACAAAAAACCCACGTTCAAAAAGTTTGAAAAGGACGAGCTTTACGAAGAGGCGGTGAAGATGATACTCGAGACCCGTCAGGCGTCGGTCTCGATGCTGCAGCGCAGGCTGGGCTTAGGATATGCCAGGGCCGCGAGGATTATAGATACTATGGAGGCCGAAGGCATAGTCGGACAGTTCCAGGGCTCCAAGCCCAGGGATATTCTTGTAAGCTTGGAAGAATATAGAGCTAAAAGTGGAGAATAA
- the dut gene encoding dUTP diphosphatase produces the protein MKILLKKKEGCEDLPIPRYATSGSSGMDLVADVTGDVILMPGDIKLISAGIYISMPEGYEAQVRPRSGLALKHGISLVNTPGTIDSDYRGLVNIIVINHGKEPFTIRRGDRIAQMVIKEVVKAEIEVTKELDDTARSHGGFGHTGK, from the coding sequence ATAAAAATTCTTCTTAAGAAGAAGGAAGGCTGCGAAGATCTTCCTATTCCGCGATATGCGACGAGCGGATCGAGCGGGATGGATCTGGTAGCCGATGTTACCGGTGATGTTATTCTGATGCCAGGCGATATAAAGCTTATATCGGCTGGCATTTATATTAGTATGCCCGAGGGGTATGAGGCACAGGTCAGGCCTCGCAGCGGGCTTGCGCTCAAGCATGGCATAAGCCTTGTGAATACGCCGGGTACGATAGATTCGGATTATCGTGGTCTTGTAAATATCATAGTTATAAATCACGGAAAAGAACCTTTTACAATACGCCGCGGTGACAGGATAGCGCAGATGGTGATAAAAGAAGTCGTAAAGGCCGAGATAGAAGTAACCAAAGAGCTCGATGATACTGCGCGTTCTCACGGCGGGTTCGGTCATACCGGAAAATAG
- the pnp gene encoding polyribonucleotide nucleotidyltransferase — MQKFEKSLGSQSIIIETGRMAKQADGAVTVQLGGTVVLVAAVCSKEVREGLDFFPLTCEYQEKTYAAGKIPGGFFKREGRPSEKEILTARLIDRPIRPLFAKGFINDMQIVAWVISSDSENDSDVLAMLGASAALTISDIPFAGPIAAVRVGRVDGKFVINPTFKDLTVSDIDLVVAGNRTSVLMVESGSSELPEETILEAIKFGHSQMQVLIDLQEEMAKKCGKPKREILFHRTDEELLKKVREASVSRLDEINRLNTKEQREEAMDKLGKDLVEKFATEDSGYSEKDVKFALYEAEEEEVRKFIIEKKMRVDGRKFDEIRQITCEVGVLPRTHGSGLFTRGQTQSLSVTTLGTSADEQTIDALEGETQKSFMLHYNFPPFSVGEVRPMRGPGRREIGHGALAERALKAVMPSKEKFPYTVRIVSDILESNGSSSMATVCASTLSLMDAGVPISNPVSGIAIGLVKEGKNTIILTDIGGVEDHYGDMDFKAAGTKNGVTAVQMDLKVQGISFEVIKEALEVARKARLSILDKMMQVIGQPKGDVSAFAPRIVVLKINQEKIGAVIGPGGKVIKKIIQDTGATVDIEDDGTVQVAGTDPKSIEMAVAIIKGITEEPEVGRIYKGKVKRVMNFGAFVEILPGKEGLVHVSELANKFVKSVEDVVKLGDEFDVKLMEIDDQGRLNLSKKQAGPDYKPEADKDKKEDDSRRKK, encoded by the coding sequence ATGCAAAAATTCGAAAAGAGTTTAGGTAGCCAGAGTATAATTATCGAAACCGGCAGGATGGCGAAACAGGCGGACGGCGCAGTGACCGTGCAGCTTGGCGGAACCGTTGTGTTGGTCGCCGCAGTATGTTCAAAAGAAGTGAGAGAGGGGCTCGATTTTTTCCCCCTGACTTGTGAATATCAGGAAAAGACCTACGCAGCCGGCAAAATACCCGGCGGATTCTTCAAGCGTGAAGGCCGTCCTTCGGAAAAAGAGATACTTACAGCGCGTTTGATAGACAGGCCCATCAGGCCGTTGTTCGCAAAAGGTTTTATCAATGATATGCAGATAGTAGCGTGGGTTATATCCAGCGACAGTGAGAATGACTCCGATGTTCTGGCCATGCTGGGCGCGTCCGCGGCTCTTACCATATCCGATATACCATTCGCCGGCCCTATAGCAGCGGTCAGGGTAGGCAGGGTAGACGGGAAATTTGTTATCAACCCTACTTTTAAAGACCTTACGGTAAGCGATATTGACCTGGTGGTCGCGGGCAACAGGACGAGCGTGTTGATGGTAGAGTCCGGCAGCAGTGAATTACCGGAAGAGACCATTTTGGAAGCGATAAAATTCGGCCACAGCCAAATGCAGGTTCTTATAGATCTACAGGAAGAGATGGCTAAAAAGTGCGGAAAACCCAAAAGAGAGATACTTTTTCACAGAACCGATGAAGAGTTGCTTAAAAAGGTAAGAGAGGCCTCGGTTTCCAGGCTCGATGAGATAAACAGGCTCAATACAAAAGAACAACGCGAAGAGGCCATGGACAAACTTGGTAAGGACCTGGTTGAAAAATTTGCCACAGAAGATTCCGGCTACTCTGAAAAAGACGTTAAGTTCGCGTTGTATGAGGCGGAAGAAGAAGAGGTTCGAAAATTCATAATAGAGAAGAAGATGCGTGTTGACGGAAGGAAATTCGACGAGATACGCCAGATAACTTGCGAAGTAGGCGTACTGCCGCGGACTCACGGTTCGGGATTATTTACGCGCGGCCAGACGCAGAGCCTTTCAGTGACCACGTTGGGAACCAGCGCCGATGAACAGACAATAGACGCGCTTGAGGGCGAGACGCAGAAGAGTTTTATGCTTCATTATAATTTCCCGCCGTTTTCCGTAGGAGAAGTCCGGCCCATGAGAGGCCCCGGAAGACGCGAAATAGGCCATGGCGCGTTGGCTGAAAGAGCATTAAAGGCTGTAATGCCGAGCAAGGAGAAGTTCCCCTACACCGTGCGCATTGTCTCCGATATACTGGAGTCGAATGGCTCATCGAGTATGGCAACGGTATGCGCGAGCACATTATCTCTTATGGATGCCGGTGTGCCTATATCGAACCCTGTGAGCGGGATAGCGATAGGGCTCGTTAAAGAAGGTAAAAATACGATAATACTTACAGATATAGGCGGCGTAGAAGATCATTATGGCGATATGGACTTTAAGGCTGCCGGAACCAAAAATGGTGTTACCGCTGTTCAGATGGACCTTAAGGTGCAGGGTATAAGCTTTGAAGTTATAAAAGAGGCCCTGGAAGTAGCCAGAAAAGCGCGCTTGTCGATATTGGATAAGATGATGCAGGTGATAGGCCAGCCCAAAGGCGATGTCTCGGCGTTCGCGCCCAGGATAGTGGTTTTGAAGATAAACCAGGAGAAGATAGGCGCTGTAATAGGGCCGGGTGGTAAAGTAATAAAGAAGATAATCCAGGATACAGGTGCCACCGTGGATATAGAGGATGACGGGACAGTCCAGGTTGCGGGCACAGATCCTAAATCTATAGAGATGGCTGTCGCGATAATCAAAGGCATAACGGAAGAGCCCGAAGTTGGAAGGATTTATAAAGGTAAAGTAAAGAGGGTCATGAATTTCGGGGCGTTTGTAGAGATTCTTCCGGGGAAAGAAGGGTTAGTCCACGTATCCGAACTTGCTAATAAATTCGTTAAGAGCGTTGAAGATGTAGTGAAGTTAGGCGATGAGTTCGATGTAAAGCTGATGGAAATAGATGACCAGGGCAGGCTGAATTTATCCAAGAAGCAGGCAGGTCCAGACTATAAGCCGGAAGCCGATAAAGACAAAAAAGAAGACGACTCTCGCCGCAAAAAATAA
- the rpsO gene encoding 30S ribosomal protein S15: MTLAKIKKQELIGGYKVHEKDTGSPNVQIALLTERINSLSGHFKAHKKDHHSRQGLLRMVSVRRRLLEYLKRKSPKDYQDIIKKLDLRK; the protein is encoded by the coding sequence ATGACTTTAGCAAAGATTAAGAAACAGGAGCTGATAGGCGGTTACAAGGTTCACGAAAAAGATACCGGTTCGCCTAACGTCCAAATCGCTCTTCTTACAGAGCGTATAAACTCGCTTTCCGGCCATTTTAAAGCGCACAAGAAGGATCATCATTCGAGACAGGGGCTTCTGCGCATGGTTAGTGTCCGTCGCAGGCTTCTTGAATACTTAAAGAGAAAAAGCCCTAAGGACTATCAGGATATAATAAAGAAGCTGGATCTGAGAAAGTAG
- a CDS encoding bifunctional riboflavin kinase/FAD synthetase: MKIKNSVVTVGVFDGVHIGHKAVIKQVVARAKASGLKSIVVTFDPHPMKVLNPSHFVPSLISLKHRVELIKRLGIDEVIVMKFSNRMANLPAQRFIEDILIGELNAREIIVGEDFCFGKGALAGIRMLAEIASKYSVKTEIVRPVKKNSHVVSSTIIRRLIIEGEIDKASSLLGRPFSILGTVVSGTKLARTLGYPTANLNPHHEAIPPSGVYAVKVVHKEKEYKGVVNIGVRPTFYNHGHDKETSIEVHIFDFHGKIYGKDLEVIFIRKIRDEKKFNTIDSLIEQIKKDASKAEKLLYKG; the protein is encoded by the coding sequence ATGAAGATAAAGAATTCTGTGGTAACGGTCGGCGTATTCGACGGAGTCCATATTGGACATAAGGCTGTTATAAAACAGGTTGTTGCCCGGGCCAAAGCATCGGGGCTAAAGAGCATAGTCGTTACATTCGATCCCCACCCGATGAAAGTTTTGAACCCGAGCCATTTTGTGCCGAGCCTCATATCGTTAAAGCATAGAGTGGAGCTGATTAAAAGGCTCGGTATAGACGAAGTTATCGTAATGAAATTCAGTAATAGGATGGCCAATCTTCCCGCGCAGAGATTTATTGAGGATATTTTGATAGGAGAGCTGAACGCCAGAGAAATAATAGTGGGTGAGGACTTTTGCTTTGGCAAGGGGGCGCTGGCAGGGATAAGGATGTTAGCCGAGATAGCTTCAAAATATTCTGTCAAAACAGAGATTGTCCGCCCTGTGAAGAAAAATTCTCATGTGGTGAGCTCCACCATAATAAGACGCCTTATAATAGAAGGCGAGATCGATAAGGCCTCGTCGCTTCTTGGCAGGCCATTCTCGATACTTGGAACAGTGGTCAGCGGGACGAAATTAGCCCGCACACTTGGGTATCCTACTGCAAATCTGAACCCGCATCATGAAGCGATCCCTCCAAGCGGTGTATATGCGGTTAAGGTGGTGCATAAAGAAAAAGAGTATAAAGGGGTAGTGAATATCGGTGTCCGGCCCACTTTCTATAACCATGGCCATGACAAAGAGACCTCTATAGAGGTGCATATATTTGATTTTCATGGGAAGATATATGGCAAGGATCTCGAAGTGATATTTATCCGGAAGATAAGGGATGAAAAGAAATTTAACACAATAGATAGTTTGATTGAGCAGATAAAGAAAGACGCGTCTAAAGCAGAAAAATTACTTTACAAAGGATAA
- the truB gene encoding tRNA pseudouridine(55) synthase TruB yields the protein MDGILIVDKPQGLTSHDVVDFIRKRFSIKKVGHAGTLDPMATGLLIILIGNYTKHSNRFLNGDKEYDATMTLGATSDTGDAWGKIIPSAAFNNAAVEDIEGAFNKFLGPIEQAVPSYSAKKFKGKKLYELARKGIEIKLEPKKIVIHSLKITRINLPEISFKVNCSKGTYIRQLCMDIGAVLGCGAYMSKLHRTGSGGINMDDAISIEELKGIDAQALGSRLKAL from the coding sequence ATGGATGGAATATTAATAGTCGATAAGCCTCAAGGCCTTACAAGTCATGACGTAGTTGATTTTATCCGCAAGAGATTCAGTATAAAAAAAGTCGGCCACGCCGGGACACTCGACCCTATGGCTACGGGGCTGCTGATAATTTTGATAGGCAATTACACCAAGCATTCAAATAGATTTCTCAACGGCGATAAAGAATATGACGCGACGATGACGCTTGGCGCGACGTCGGACACAGGTGACGCGTGGGGCAAGATTATTCCGTCCGCCGCCTTTAATAATGCCGCGGTTGAAGATATAGAAGGCGCTTTTAATAAGTTCTTAGGCCCGATAGAGCAGGCAGTGCCTTCATATTCGGCAAAAAAGTTCAAAGGAAAAAAATTATACGAGTTGGCAAGGAAGGGTATAGAGATAAAACTGGAGCCAAAAAAAATAGTCATCCATTCGTTGAAGATAACCCGGATAAATCTGCCGGAAATATCCTTCAAAGTAAATTGTTCCAAGGGAACCTACATAAGACAGCTGTGTATGGATATAGGGGCCGTATTGGGATGCGGCGCGTATATGTCGAAATTACACCGCACGGGCTCGGGCGGCATTAATATGGATGACGCAATCTCGATCGAAGAGCTTAAAGGTATTGACGCGCAGGCTCTGGGGAGCAGATTAAAGGCATTATGA
- a CDS encoding bifunctional oligoribonuclease/PAP phosphatase NrnA gives MKEVIEAIKKNNKFLITAHVNLEGDALGSQLAMKELLIGMGKSAYILDNDVVPEHYRFLPKAQEVSNDIGAVKDFDVAVVLDCPTLKRTGKVGDLIKEKAKLIINVDHHISNEKFGDINWVDPLASSAGEMVFRLYREAGVKLTKEVAISLYIAILTDTGSFNYDNTSSATHEIAGELLGYGLDPALVSESVYERRSMEDMRLLALALGTLRVNKDGTVAYMEVTKEMLDKSGADLAKSEGLINYARSIDKVKVAVLFKEDLKDRSKINISFRSKGNGETIDVNKIASAFGGGGHTKASGCIVMGSLEEAKKKVLAQVEKAMRH, from the coding sequence ATGAAGGAAGTGATAGAAGCGATAAAGAAGAATAATAAATTCCTTATAACGGCTCACGTGAATCTCGAGGGCGATGCTTTGGGCAGCCAGCTTGCTATGAAAGAACTTCTTATCGGAATGGGCAAATCCGCGTATATCCTGGATAACGATGTCGTTCCTGAACACTACAGATTTTTACCGAAGGCCCAAGAAGTTTCCAATGACATCGGCGCAGTCAAAGATTTTGACGTTGCGGTGGTGCTCGATTGTCCAACACTCAAAAGGACGGGTAAGGTCGGCGACCTGATTAAAGAAAAGGCGAAGCTTATAATAAATGTGGATCACCATATATCTAACGAAAAATTCGGAGATATTAATTGGGTGGACCCACTTGCGAGCTCTGCGGGCGAGATGGTATTCAGATTGTACAGGGAAGCCGGTGTTAAACTTACAAAAGAGGTAGCGATTTCGCTTTATATAGCTATATTGACCGATACGGGTTCTTTTAACTACGACAATACATCGAGCGCGACGCATGAGATAGCCGGAGAGCTTTTAGGGTACGGGCTCGATCCCGCGCTCGTTTCAGAAAGTGTTTATGAGCGCAGGTCTATGGAAGACATGAGATTGCTTGCGCTTGCGCTGGGCACTCTTAGAGTCAATAAAGACGGCACAGTAGCCTATATGGAAGTCACAAAAGAGATGCTCGATAAAAGCGGCGCGGACTTGGCCAAATCGGAAGGCTTGATAAATTACGCCAGATCTATCGATAAGGTAAAGGTAGCGGTGCTTTTCAAGGAAGACCTGAAAGACAGGAGCAAAATAAATATAAGCTTCCGCTCCAAAGGCAATGGCGAGACCATCGATGTTAACAAGATAGCTTCCGCATTCGGCGGCGGCGGGCACACAAAGGCGTCCGGCTGCATCGTTATGGGCAGTCTCGAAGAGGCTAAAAAGAAAGTGCTGGCCCAAGTCGAGAAAGCGATGAGACATTAG